The following are encoded together in the Monodelphis domestica isolate mMonDom1 chromosome 5, mMonDom1.pri, whole genome shotgun sequence genome:
- the LOC100031262 gene encoding olfactory receptor 6C2-like, whose protein sequence is MRNHTAITVFILRGLTDDPQLQVLLFIFLFFNYFLSLTGNLTIITLTLVDPHLKTPMYFFLRNFSFLEVSLTTSCIPRYLYSLSTGDKMVSYNACVTQVFFVIFLGAAEFFLLATMSYDRYVAICKPLHYTTIMNSKVSNQLLLSSWLAGLMIILPPLGMGLELEFCDPIIDHFSCDAFPMLEISCTDTQLIEGVVLIDAILTLIITLFLVVLSYASILRTILRFPSAQQRKKAFSTCSSHIIVVSISYGSCIFMYVKPSGNEQVDLNKVVSVLMASVAPVMNPFIYALRNKQVIQAFKNSVKKITIFTKQ, encoded by the coding sequence ATGAGAAATCACACAGCAATAACCGTATTCATTTTGCGGGGACTGACCGATGACCCACAACTGCaggttttgctttttatttttctgtttttcaacTACTTCTTGAGTCTAACTGGGAACCTGACTATCATCACCCTCACTTTGGTGGATCCTCACCTGAAAACTCCCATGTATTTTTTCCTCCGAAACTTTTCCTTCTTAGAAGTCTCACTCACAACTTCCTGTATTCCTAGATACCTCTATAGCCTGTCAACTGGAGATAAAATGGTTTCTTATAATGCCTGTGTCACACAagtattttttgtcatctttcttGGGGCAGCAGAGTTCTTCCTTTTGGCCACCATGTCCTATGATCGCTATGTAGCAATCTGTAAACCTCTCCATTACACAACTATTATGAACAGCAAAGTCTCTAACCAGCTCTTGCTGAGTTCTTGGCTAGCTGGATTGATGATAATCCTCCCACCTCTTGGCATGGGTCTTGAGTTGGAATTTTGTGACCCCATTATTGACCATTTTTCCTGTGATGCATTCCCTATGCTAGAGATTTCATGCACAGACACACAGTTGATAGAGGGAGTGGTTTTAATCGATGCAATATTGACGCTCATCATCACCTTATTCTTAGTGGTTCTCTCCTATGCCTCCATTCTCAGGACTATTCTAAgattcccctctgcccagcaaaggaaaaaggcCTTTTCCACGTGTTCCTCCCACATAATTGTTGTCTCCATCTCTTATGGCAGTTGTATCTTCATGTATGTTAAACCTTCTGGAAATGAACAAGTGGATTTGAACAAGGTAGTGTCAGTACTCATGGCTTCTGTTGCCCCTGTGAtgaacccctttatttatgcCTTAAGGAACAAACAAGTCATACAAGCCTTTAAAAACTCAGTTAAAAAGATTACAATTTTCACAAAGCAATAA